Within Deltaproteobacteria bacterium, the genomic segment CAATTCTAGTATGGTTTAGTGCTTTTTTCGGTTTATAAACCCACAGTAAAGCGCCGTCGTTCCCCATTCCAATCTTGATTGGCCTGATTCAGCATGTTTGAAAAACCTGGCTATCATTTCTGGCTAGGATAGAAGCTTGACAAAAAACCGGTAAACTGAGAAACTTTTAAATTATTGGTAGGTTCCAACCTGCGGGCAACGCTTCTGAGACTTAGCTTCAGGATCGAGGATGGTAACCGGGGGGTGCACCCAACTGTTTGCCTCTGCCTAGCCAGATATCCTGGCCTGACCATACGGAGAGATGACCGAGTTGGCCGAAGGTGCTCGCCTGCTAAGCGAGTGTGGGAGGAAACTTCCACCGAGGGTTCGAATCCCTCTCTCTCCGCCATTCCCTCATTGCTTAAGCCTCTTGTAAGCCAGCCGGAATTAGCTAGTGTGGTGAAAAATTAACCGTTCAGAATTACCTCTCTAACCAGTTCTGCCAGTCTGGTCTGCGTTTCATCCCCCTGCTTCCGCAGCCGACTTTTTATACTTGAGAAATAATCAGAATAACGGTATAAAAATTAGCATTATCTGGTGATGGCGGAGGTGATTGAAAATGGCAGAAGCTGCCCGGACAGAAATTTTTATTGCTAAATATCAGGATAAGGAAAAAATCTGGTCAGGAAAATCCTTTACCGATTGCTTGGGGTTGAGAACCCTTCTAGCCGAATTACCTATATCAAAGGTGCCCGGACCCTCCAAAGATTTTCCCCATATCTATGTGGGGATTCTGGAAAATGTCTTTGGCCAAGTCATGCATACCCTGGTGACCTGCGAAGGTATTTTACATGACCGACATGCTCATATCCTGGAGTGTTCTATCAGGCCAGCGCTTAGAGCCGATAATGTTACTCTGGAATTCAATATACGTTACAAGACCAACAAAGGAGAAGAGAGAAGCAAATCTTATGAAGTAATCCGAGGGGGCGAGAGAAGCTTTATTTTCTATTATTGATTACCTGCTAAGCCTCACTTAATAGATGCTGCCCGAAGTTTTTAGCTATACTTTAGGTATAGCTGAAGGGATCGTTAGTTTCTGATCCTCTCCCATTAGTGTCCGGCACAAAAATTGAGTAGTGGTGAAAGCCAGAAAGAGGCAATCCGGGTGAATTTTAACCGGGCCATCATGATAGATTTCCAGGGCGCCACTATTTCCTCCGACACCGGGTTCAGTCTTCTGCGTGAAGTAGACGAGCGTTTCAGGATCATCGACCCCATAAAAGATTGCCTGGAAGACTTGAGGTCCCTACTCATTCCGGATTCAGCAGGAGGTGGAGTTTTAGAACAGCGCCCCTATCCCCCTGGTATTGTATAATCAAATCAAAAAGGACAGGAGGAAAGTTGTGCAACTAAAGGTCATTCAGGGCGGTTGCAGGCCCCGCGCAATATCCCAAAACGACCTTGAGTGGGTTGAGTATCTCAGCTATGTGACCGAACAGGAAAAGGCCGACAGAAATAGTCGGTTTCTGAAATTCCTGGCTGACCACATCCTGGGCAAGCCGTTTTTAAGGGTAGTGGAGTTCGGGTTGGATTAGGGGACTGTATTGCCTTGACCGAAAAATTAGCTGCGCAAGCCCCTGAATTTATTTATGGTGCCAAGAGGTAGGGGGAGCTCCAGATTTTGGAACAAAGCGCTTGACAGGAAATAAACCAACAATTATAATCCGGTTGGCGAAACAGAGAGAACGAAACTCTCCCGATAACGACCAAGCAAGATAAAACAATTAGACCACGAAGGTCTGGCGGCAGAAGGCCGTATGACAGTCGTGGTCTTTTTTTTCGGTTTTGATGAGGGGGCCACCGAGTAGCGCTGGGGCATACAAAGTATCGTTAAACAAACCAAAAGCTTAATCAGAAAGGAGGGGCAGGTTCCCGGGCAAGAAACTCTCCCCTCCCTTGGACCGATATCTTTGAATGAGTAGTCGGCCCAGCCTATATATTATCAGAACAGGGGCCGACGCGCAAATTGAAAGGAGGATCGAGATCATGCGGCGTGGGTTCCGGTTAGGGGTGATTGGTATTTTGGTATGGACTTGGGGTGCTGGGTTGCCAGGAACAGGGCTTTGGGCCCAGGAGGTAGGCGAAAAGGCTAAGAAAGAGGAAAAAGCTAAGAAAGAGGCAGGGCTTGTAAAACTTGAAGAGATCGTCATTACTGCCACGAAAACCCCTCGCCATCCGGAGGATATCCCGGCGAGCATTACGGTGATCACCAAAGAGGATCTGGAAAAACAAAATATCCAGACGGTAGACGAGGCCTTGCGCCAGGTACCCGGGACCTTTGCCCGCCGGGGCAAGGGCTGGCAGGATACCCTGGCCAATGTGAATTTGCGCGGCTTTCCCGCCAGCGCCCAGACGCGCACCTTGGTATTACTCGATGGCCAGGATATGTCCAGCGGTTACACCAATAAAGTGGCCTGGAGCAGCCTGACGGTAGAAGATATTGAGCGCATCGAGGTCGTCCGGGGGCCGTTTTCGGCCCTCTATGGCGGCAACGCCATGGGCGGGGTGATCAATATCATCACCAAGACCCCGAAGAAGTTACAAATGAACGCTAATGTGGGTTATGGTAGATATGACACCTGGACCTATTACCTGGGGGCCGGTAATCGGTTTTGGAATCAGCTCAGTCTCAAGGTGAGTTATAAATACCGTTACACCAGCGGTTACCCCTCCGACCTGGTAAAAAGCAGCAAGTATTATCCAGGAGGGCGCTATACCCTGACCCCGGAGGGGAAAGACGCATGGATCATTGGCGACCGGGGGGATAATTCCTTCAATGAGTCAATCGGCAACGCCAAATTGAGTTGGGAGCCGGCGCTGGGGCATAAAATTGATTTCTCCGCTCTGCTGGACTGGAATGAATACGGCTATGGCCAGTTTCATAGTTATCTGGCTGACCCTACGGCGGTTTCGGAATACAGATTTTTAGGCGGGGATGGCCGGACCCATACCGCTATTTATAATCTTAATTCGGAACATAAAGTGACGGATAGCACTACCTTGCGGTTTCACGCTGGATTGACCAGTAGGCCCCATAGCTGGTATACTCTGCCTAAGCTGGGAGCGACTCGTTCCGGGGGGCCGGGAACCGTGGCCAGCACCCCCAGCAAGACCTGGACTTTTGAAGTCCAGGCGGATCAGGCCATCGGTACCAAGCAGATGCTCACTGGCGGCCTGTGCTATAAAACCGCCTGGGCGGCCTCCAAGGACTATTATCTCAATAACTGGCGGGACCCTGATTCCAAAACCGGCCTGATCAGACAATGTGGAGGGCGGGATCGCGATTTTGCCGTGTTTCTCCAGGACGAGATTACCTGGCATCCTAAATTTACTACTGTTATCGGGGCACGCCTGGACTGGTGGCAGACTTATGGGGGAGCCTACCAGGAGAGTACTACCGCCCCGATTACCCATCTTCCCTGCCGGGACAAGTGGTCAGTCAGCCCCAAGATCGCTTTCTTGTATCGCCCCTGGGAGTGGATGTCCTGGCGGGCTTCGGTGGGGCGGGCCTTCCGTCCTCCCAATGTCTATGAATTGTACCGCACCTGGCGGTGGTATACCTACGAGTATAAGGGCAACCCCAATTTAAAACCGGAGAAGACCTGGTCCTGGGAGATCGGCACGATCCTGAAGCCCTTTAAAGGCAATGTCTTTACTGTCACTTATTTTGATAATTTTGTTGATGACCTGATCTACCGGGTCACTGATCCTGCTGACCCCACCGGCAAGACATCTATCTATCAGAATGCTGCCAAGGCCCGGATTAAAGGCGTGGAGTTGGAGGTCAACCAGAAGCTTTTCTCCTGGCTGGAGGCTTTTGGCAACATGACCCTGGTGGATGCCCGCATCCGGGAAAACCCCTTTGATCCCGAGTCAGTGGGCAAAAAAATCACCTATGTGCCGCGGCAGCAATTTAATTTTGGTATCACCGTGAACTACTGGAAGGTCATGGCCAACCTCAGCGGCCGCTATGTCAGCAAAATGCACAAACGGGACGACAACAGCGACTCGGTCAATAACGTCCCGGGCTCGTTTGATCCCTTTTTCACGCTGGACAGCAAGCTCACCGTGACCCCGGTGAAATGGCTGGATGTGTCCTTTTCGGTGGACAACATGCTGAACCGGAAATATTTTTATTCTTACCTGACCCCGGGCCGGACCTTCTGGCTGGAAGCCGGGGTCAAATATTGATTGGCTGAACTTCAGTAACAGGATATTTTCACGCCAAGGCGCAAAGATGCCAAAGGTCGGAAAGATGCTGCGAAAAAGTCTTAGCGCCTTTGCATCTTGGCGTGAGATAAATTCAGGCCAGATCAAGAAGACCGTTAGGGTTGTGGTCATAAGCTTCGATTGCTAATATGGTTACCAGAGGCTGGAAAAAACAAACCTGGCTACGGGCCAGTGCCGGGCTGGTTCTGATTCTCATCCCCTTAGGTGCTGCTCTGGGGGAGAGCGCCATCAAAGCGAAACCGGCGTCAGAATGTTGGCCCGCCGATGCCCGGCGGGTGGTGATGTTTGAAGCCTATGAGATGGTCGCCGCCCTGGGGGCCTGGGATCGCATTGTCGGGATTTCTCGTTATGCCTACGACAATGATCTGCTGCAACGGGTAGTACCGCACTTGCGGCAGATTCCCGCGCCGGGCACCGGGTTTGCGGTCAATCTTGAGGCCTTGCTGGCGCTTAAACCCGACGCGGTGGTGATCTGGTCCGTGCAGCCTGAGCTGGTAGATTTCCTCCGTCGGAAAGGGCTTCGGGTGCTCACGCTCTACCCGGAGACTTTGGCGGATCTGAACCGGGATCTCCTCCGGCTGGGAAGGTTGCTGGGAAAGGAGGCGCGGGCCCGGGAGGTGGCGGC encodes:
- a CDS encoding ABC transporter substrate-binding protein, coding for MVTRGWKKQTWLRASAGLVLILIPLGAALGESAIKAKPASECWPADARRVVMFEAYEMVAALGAWDRIVGISRYAYDNDLLQRVVPHLRQIPAPGTGFAVNLEALLALKPDAVVIWSVQPELVDFLRRKGLRVLTLYPETLADLNRDLLRLGRLLGKEARAREVAAMMAQSLDKLRHRLAAIPAADRPGVVWLWSKPTKIGGNRGIMPELITLTGGINLGSHLNAFYQELSMETIVGLNPEVVLIWGSASYGPADILHDPKWQSIRAVKTQRVFKSPRASNWSPRVISLAWWMAHCLHPQQISPAEMQAELDQFYRRCFGIPYQGGH
- a CDS encoding transposase, with amino-acid sequence MNFNRAIMIDFQGATISSDTGFSLLREVDERFRIIDPIKDCLEDLRSLLIPDSAGGGVLEQRPYPPGIV
- a CDS encoding TonB-dependent receptor gives rise to the protein MRRGFRLGVIGILVWTWGAGLPGTGLWAQEVGEKAKKEEKAKKEAGLVKLEEIVITATKTPRHPEDIPASITVITKEDLEKQNIQTVDEALRQVPGTFARRGKGWQDTLANVNLRGFPASAQTRTLVLLDGQDMSSGYTNKVAWSSLTVEDIERIEVVRGPFSALYGGNAMGGVINIITKTPKKLQMNANVGYGRYDTWTYYLGAGNRFWNQLSLKVSYKYRYTSGYPSDLVKSSKYYPGGRYTLTPEGKDAWIIGDRGDNSFNESIGNAKLSWEPALGHKIDFSALLDWNEYGYGQFHSYLADPTAVSEYRFLGGDGRTHTAIYNLNSEHKVTDSTTLRFHAGLTSRPHSWYTLPKLGATRSGGPGTVASTPSKTWTFEVQADQAIGTKQMLTGGLCYKTAWAASKDYYLNNWRDPDSKTGLIRQCGGRDRDFAVFLQDEITWHPKFTTVIGARLDWWQTYGGAYQESTTAPITHLPCRDKWSVSPKIAFLYRPWEWMSWRASVGRAFRPPNVYELYRTWRWYTYEYKGNPNLKPEKTWSWEIGTILKPFKGNVFTVTYFDNFVDDLIYRVTDPADPTGKTSIYQNAAKARIKGVELEVNQKLFSWLEAFGNMTLVDARIRENPFDPESVGKKITYVPRQQFNFGITVNYWKVMANLSGRYVSKMHKRDDNSDSVNNVPGSFDPFFTLDSKLTVTPVKWLDVSFSVDNMLNRKYFYSYLTPGRTFWLEAGVKY